From a region of the Streptomyces sp. NBC_01454 genome:
- the argH gene encoding argininosuccinate lyase, producing MSSNSGDVRLWGGRFADGPAEALAQLSASVHFDWRLAPYDIAGSRAHARALHTAGLLTEDELTRMLAGLDRLEADVADGSFTGTVADEDVHSALERGLLERLGPDLGGKLRAGRSRNDQVATLFRMYLRDHARIIGGLLADLQEALIGLAEAHPDVAMPGRTHLQHAQPVLFAHHVLAHVQSLSRDAERLRQWDDRTAVSPYGSGALAGSSLGLDPEAVAADLGFEHGSAGNSIDGTASRDFVAEFAFITAMAGVNLSRIAEEIILWNTKEFSFVTLHDAFSTGSSIMPQKKNPDIAELARGKSGRLIGNLTGLLATLKALPLAYNRDLQEDKEPVFDSCDQLEVLLPAFTGMMATLTVNRERMEELAPAGFSLATDIAEWLVKQGVPFRVAHEVAGECVKECEAHGIELDQLTDEQFAKISPHLTPEVRGVLNVQGALAARSGRGGTAPSAVAVQLAEVRADLVGQQEWAAAKRPLKRS from the coding sequence GTGAGCAGCAACAGCGGTGACGTCCGGCTCTGGGGCGGCCGTTTCGCCGACGGACCCGCCGAGGCCCTGGCCCAGCTGTCGGCGTCGGTCCACTTCGACTGGCGGCTGGCCCCGTACGACATCGCCGGCTCCCGCGCGCACGCCCGTGCGCTCCACACGGCGGGCCTGCTCACCGAGGACGAGCTGACCCGGATGCTCGCCGGGCTCGACCGGCTCGAAGCCGATGTCGCCGACGGCTCGTTCACCGGCACCGTCGCCGATGAGGACGTCCACTCCGCCCTGGAGCGGGGTCTGCTGGAGCGGCTCGGCCCGGACCTCGGCGGCAAGCTGCGGGCCGGCCGGTCGCGCAACGACCAGGTCGCCACGCTCTTCCGGATGTACCTGCGCGACCACGCCCGGATCATCGGCGGGCTGCTCGCCGACCTCCAGGAGGCGCTGATCGGCCTTGCCGAGGCCCACCCGGACGTCGCGATGCCGGGCCGCACCCACCTTCAGCACGCCCAGCCGGTGCTCTTCGCCCACCACGTCCTGGCGCATGTGCAGTCGCTGTCGCGGGACGCGGAGCGGCTGCGGCAGTGGGACGACCGCACCGCCGTCTCCCCGTACGGCTCGGGCGCGCTGGCCGGATCCTCGCTCGGCCTCGACCCGGAGGCGGTCGCCGCCGACCTCGGCTTCGAGCACGGCTCGGCCGGCAACTCCATCGACGGCACGGCCTCGCGTGACTTCGTCGCCGAATTCGCCTTCATCACGGCGATGGCCGGGGTCAACCTCTCGCGGATCGCGGAGGAGATCATCCTCTGGAACACGAAGGAGTTCTCCTTCGTGACCCTGCACGACGCCTTCTCGACCGGCTCGTCGATCATGCCGCAGAAGAAGAACCCGGACATCGCGGAGCTGGCGCGGGGCAAGTCCGGCCGCCTCATCGGCAATCTGACCGGGCTGCTGGCCACGCTCAAGGCGCTGCCGCTCGCGTACAACCGCGACCTCCAGGAGGACAAGGAGCCGGTCTTCGACTCCTGCGACCAACTGGAGGTGCTGCTCCCGGCGTTCACCGGCATGATGGCGACCCTGACGGTCAACCGTGAGCGCATGGAGGAGCTGGCCCCGGCCGGTTTCTCGCTGGCCACCGACATCGCGGAGTGGCTGGTCAAGCAGGGCGTGCCGTTCCGGGTGGCGCACGAGGTCGCGGGGGAGTGCGTCAAGGAGTGCGAGGCGCACGGCATCGAGCTGGACCAGCTCACCGATGAGCAGTTCGCGAAGATCTCGCCGCATCTGACCCCGGAGGTGCGCGGTGTGCTGAACGTCCAGGGTGCGCTTGCCGCACGCAGCGGCCGCGGCGGCACCGCTCCCTCGGCGGTGGCGGTCCAGCTCGCCGAGGTGCGGGCCGATCTGGTCGGGCAGCAGGAGTGGGCGGCGGCCAAGCGGCCCCTGAAGCGGTCCTAG
- a CDS encoding acetylornithine transaminase translates to MSEAAHGHGPVTNAGLTGRWQGAMMDNFGTPRVPLVRGEGARVWDADGKEYLDFLGGIAVNSLGHAHPAVVRAVSDQVATLGHVSNFFVSEPTVALAERLLALAGRPGRVYFSNSGAEANEAAFKIGRLTGRTHMVSTAGGFHGRTMGALALTGQPGKQAPFAPLPGDVDHVPYGDTEALRAAVTTDTAFVILEPVQGENGVVVPPPGYLQAAREITAATGTLLVLDEIQTGIGRTGHWLESRAQGVEADIVTLAKGLGGGLPIGATLAFGPAADLLTPGSHGSTFSGNPVVCAGALAVLDTIEKDGILDHVKRVGERLREGTEALGHPLVGQVRGAGLLLGIVLTESLAPQVQQAAQDAGLLVNAVAPDVVRLAPPLIVSDDEADEFLRKLPAVLNTARQGADGERRAGD, encoded by the coding sequence ATGAGCGAGGCGGCACACGGCCACGGTCCGGTGACCAACGCGGGCCTCACCGGGCGCTGGCAGGGCGCCATGATGGACAACTTCGGCACCCCCCGCGTCCCGCTCGTACGCGGCGAGGGCGCCAGGGTGTGGGACGCCGACGGCAAGGAGTACCTCGACTTCCTCGGCGGCATCGCGGTCAACTCCCTCGGCCATGCCCACCCCGCGGTGGTGCGCGCGGTCTCCGACCAGGTCGCCACGCTCGGCCATGTCTCCAACTTCTTCGTCAGCGAGCCCACCGTCGCCCTGGCCGAGCGGCTGCTCGCGCTGGCCGGGCGGCCCGGCCGGGTCTACTTCTCCAACTCCGGCGCCGAGGCCAACGAGGCCGCCTTCAAGATCGGCCGGCTGACCGGACGCACCCACATGGTCTCCACGGCCGGCGGATTCCACGGCCGCACCATGGGCGCCCTCGCGCTCACCGGCCAGCCCGGCAAGCAGGCCCCGTTCGCCCCGCTGCCCGGCGACGTCGACCACGTCCCGTACGGCGACACCGAGGCCCTCCGCGCCGCCGTCACCACCGACACCGCCTTCGTCATCCTGGAGCCCGTCCAGGGCGAGAACGGTGTCGTCGTGCCCCCGCCCGGCTATCTCCAGGCCGCCCGCGAGATCACCGCCGCCACCGGCACCCTGCTGGTCCTCGACGAGATCCAGACCGGCATCGGCCGGACCGGACACTGGCTGGAGTCCCGGGCCCAGGGCGTCGAGGCGGACATTGTCACCCTCGCCAAGGGCCTGGGCGGCGGCCTCCCCATCGGCGCCACCCTCGCCTTCGGCCCTGCCGCCGACCTGCTCACCCCCGGTTCGCACGGGTCGACGTTCAGCGGCAACCCGGTCGTCTGTGCCGGCGCCCTGGCCGTCCTGGACACCATCGAGAAGGACGGCATCCTCGACCACGTCAAGCGCGTCGGCGAGCGGCTGCGCGAGGGGACCGAGGCCCTGGGGCACCCCTTGGTCGGGCAGGTCCGCGGTGCGGGGCTGCTCCTGGGTATCGTCTTGACGGAGTCGCTCGCGCCGCAGGTGCAGCAGGCGGCTCAGGACGCGGGCCTCCTGGTGAACGCGGTCGCGCCGGACGTCGTCCGGCTCGCCCCGCCGCTGATCGTCTCCGACGACGAAGCGGATGAGTTCCTCCGGAAGCTGCCCGCCGTCCTCAACACGGCCCGCCAAGGGGCCGACGGGGAACGACGAGCCGGAGACTGA
- a CDS encoding mechanosensitive ion channel family protein → MNRAVTLHDLIVAGAALAAGIVAGLLLRVVLRWLGKHALRTRWSGDDVLVDALRAVVPWGAVAGGLAAATAALPLTPVIGHTVNRTLTVLLILVVTLTAARVITGLVKSLAQSRSGVAGSATIFANITRIIVLAMGFLVVLQTLGISIAPLLTALGVGGLAVALALQDTLANLFAGVHILASKTVQPGDYIRLSSGEEGYVVDVNWRNTVVRQLSNNLVIISNAQLAGTNMTNFTRPEQKLTILVQVGVGYDSDLDHVERVTTEVVECVMKDVNGGDPDHEAAVRFHTFGDSRIGFTVILGVGEFSDQYRIKHEFIKRLHRRYRDEGIRIPSPARTVALQKPEEIAIPHQRDLSDTVP, encoded by the coding sequence GTGAACCGCGCTGTGACACTGCACGACCTGATCGTGGCCGGAGCGGCGCTGGCCGCCGGCATCGTGGCCGGACTGCTGCTGCGCGTTGTCCTGCGGTGGCTGGGCAAACACGCGCTGCGCACCCGGTGGAGCGGGGACGATGTCCTCGTCGACGCCCTGCGGGCCGTGGTGCCCTGGGGCGCGGTCGCCGGCGGGCTGGCGGCGGCGACCGCCGCCCTGCCGCTGACACCGGTGATCGGACACACCGTCAACCGGACGCTGACCGTGCTGCTCATCCTGGTCGTCACGCTCACCGCGGCCCGGGTGATCACCGGGCTGGTGAAGTCCCTTGCGCAGTCCCGCTCCGGGGTGGCCGGCTCGGCGACCATCTTCGCCAACATCACCCGCATCATCGTCCTGGCGATGGGTTTCCTCGTCGTCCTGCAGACCCTGGGCATCTCCATCGCCCCGCTGCTGACCGCGCTCGGCGTGGGCGGCCTCGCGGTCGCCCTGGCACTCCAGGACACCCTCGCCAACCTCTTCGCGGGCGTGCACATCCTCGCCTCCAAGACGGTGCAGCCCGGCGACTACATCCGGCTCAGCAGCGGGGAGGAGGGCTATGTCGTCGACGTCAACTGGCGCAACACCGTGGTGCGTCAGCTCTCCAACAACCTGGTGATCATCTCCAACGCCCAGCTGGCCGGCACCAACATGACCAACTTCACCCGTCCGGAACAGAAGTTGACGATCCTGGTGCAGGTGGGGGTCGGCTACGACAGCGACCTCGACCACGTCGAGCGGGTCACCACCGAGGTCGTCGAGTGCGTGATGAAGGACGTCAACGGCGGCGACCCCGACCACGAAGCGGCCGTCCGCTTCCACACCTTCGGTGACTCCCGCATCGGCTTCACGGTGATCCTGGGCGTCGGCGAGTTCAGCGACCAGTACCGCATCAAGCACGAGTTCATCAAGCGCCTGCACCGTCGCTACCGGGACGAGGGCATCCGGATCCCCTCCCCGGCACGGACCGTGGCCCTGCAGAAGCCGGAGGAGATCGCGATTCCGCACCAGCGCGATCTGTCGGACACGGTGCCGTAG
- a CDS encoding arginine repressor, translating to MTEPQDNESLNGGQAVPQTRTARHRRIVDILNRLPVRSQSQLAKLLADDGLSVTQATLSRDLDELGAVKIRNTGGELIYAVPSEGGDRKPRAPLGESAKEERMRRLSGELLISAEASANLVVLRTPPGAAQFLASAIDQAELHDILGTIAGDDTLMLISRDPAGGQALADHLLRLAQKAH from the coding sequence ATGACCGAGCCGCAGGACAACGAGTCGCTCAACGGCGGCCAGGCCGTACCGCAGACCCGCACCGCCCGCCACCGCCGGATCGTGGACATCCTCAACCGGCTGCCGGTCCGCTCCCAGAGCCAGCTCGCCAAGCTGCTCGCCGACGACGGCCTGTCCGTCACCCAGGCGACGCTCTCGCGCGACCTGGACGAGCTGGGCGCGGTGAAGATCCGCAACACCGGTGGTGAGCTGATCTACGCGGTGCCCAGCGAGGGCGGCGACCGCAAGCCGCGGGCGCCGCTGGGCGAGTCGGCCAAGGAGGAGCGGATGCGCCGCCTCTCCGGCGAACTCCTCATCTCCGCCGAGGCCTCCGCCAACCTCGTTGTCCTGCGCACCCCGCCGGGCGCCGCCCAGTTCCTGGCCTCGGCCATCGACCAGGCCGAGCTGCACGACATCCTCGGCACCATCGCCGGCGACGACACCCTGATGCTCATCAGCCGCGACCCGGCGGGCGGCCAGGCCCTCGCCGACCATCTGCTGCGGCTGGCGCAGAAGGCGCACTGA
- a CDS encoding argininosuccinate synthase: protein MTERVVLAYSGGLDTSVCIGWIAEETGAEVIAVAVDVGQGGEDLDVIRKRALACGAVEAEVADAKDEFADEYCLPAIKANALYMDRYPLVSALSRPTIVKHLVAAAKKHGATTVAHGCTGKGNDQVRFEAGISSLAPDLKCIAPVRDYAMTRDKAIAFCEEKNLPIATTKKSPYSIDQNVFGRAVETGFLEDIWNAPIEDVYEYTENPATQREADEVIISFKEGVPVAIDGKPVTVLQAIQQLNERAGAQGIGRIDMVEDRLVGIKSREVYEAPGAIALITAHQELESVTVERELARYKRQVEQRWGELVYDGLWFSPLKRALDGFINEANQQVSGDIRMTLHGGRAVVTGRKSDKSLYDFNLATYDTGDTFDQSLSKGFIELFGMSSKIAAKRDLA from the coding sequence GTGACCGAGCGCGTCGTACTCGCCTACTCGGGCGGCCTGGACACCTCCGTCTGTATCGGCTGGATCGCCGAGGAGACGGGCGCCGAGGTCATCGCCGTTGCCGTGGACGTCGGCCAGGGCGGCGAGGACCTGGACGTCATCCGCAAGCGTGCGCTTGCCTGCGGCGCGGTCGAGGCCGAGGTCGCGGATGCCAAGGACGAATTCGCCGACGAGTACTGCCTCCCGGCGATCAAGGCCAATGCCCTGTACATGGACCGCTACCCGCTGGTCTCCGCGCTCTCCCGGCCGACCATCGTCAAGCACCTGGTCGCCGCCGCCAAGAAGCACGGCGCCACCACCGTCGCCCACGGCTGCACCGGCAAGGGCAACGACCAGGTCCGCTTCGAGGCCGGTATCTCCTCCCTCGCCCCCGACCTGAAGTGCATCGCCCCGGTCCGTGACTACGCGATGACCCGGGACAAGGCGATCGCCTTCTGCGAGGAGAAGAACCTCCCGATCGCGACCACCAAGAAGTCGCCGTACTCCATCGACCAGAACGTCTTCGGGCGGGCCGTGGAGACCGGCTTCCTGGAGGACATCTGGAACGCGCCGATCGAGGACGTGTACGAGTACACGGAGAACCCCGCCACCCAGCGGGAGGCCGACGAGGTCATCATCTCCTTCAAGGAGGGTGTCCCGGTCGCCATCGACGGCAAGCCCGTCACCGTCCTCCAGGCCATCCAGCAGCTCAACGAGCGGGCCGGCGCCCAGGGCATCGGCCGGATCGACATGGTCGAGGACCGGCTGGTCGGCATCAAGTCCCGCGAGGTGTACGAGGCGCCCGGCGCCATCGCGCTGATCACCGCGCACCAGGAGCTGGAGAGCGTCACCGTCGAGCGCGAACTGGCCCGCTACAAGCGGCAGGTCGAGCAGCGCTGGGGCGAGCTGGTCTACGACGGCCTGTGGTTCTCCCCGCTCAAGCGCGCCCTGGACGGCTTCATCAACGAGGCCAACCAGCAGGTCAGCGGCGACATCCGGATGACTCTGCACGGCGGCCGCGCGGTCGTCACCGGCCGGAAGTCCGACAAGTCGCTCTATGACTTCAACCTGGCGACGTACGACACCGGCGACACCTTCGACCAGTCGCTGTCGAAGGGCTTCATCGAGCTCTTCGGAATGTCGAGCAAGATTGCGGCCAAGCGCGACCTGGCCTGA
- the argB gene encoding acetylglutamate kinase produces MSTRKHTALPKARTLIEALPWLTRHHGKTVVIKFGGNAMIDEELKRAFAQDVVFLRHAGLRPVVVHGGGPQISAQLQLLGLESEFKGGLRVTTPEAMNVVRMVLAGQVQRELVGLLNEHGPLAVGMTGEDAHLMAATKHYADIDGERVDIGRVGEITAIDPGAVHALLDDGRIPVISSIARSSDEEDSASAAAGASGASGIFNVNADTAAAALAAALGAETLMVLTDVEGLYEDWPNSDEVISRLTATELEKLLPDLASGMVPKMRGCLHAVRNGVHTARVIDGRVQHAILLEIFTDEGIGTMVVPDANTIEGAT; encoded by the coding sequence ATGAGCACCCGCAAGCACACCGCACTTCCCAAGGCGCGCACCCTCATCGAGGCGCTGCCCTGGCTGACCCGGCACCACGGCAAGACCGTCGTCATCAAGTTCGGTGGCAACGCCATGATCGACGAGGAGCTCAAGCGCGCCTTCGCCCAGGACGTGGTCTTCCTGCGGCACGCCGGGCTGCGCCCCGTCGTCGTGCACGGCGGCGGCCCGCAGATCAGCGCCCAGCTCCAGCTGCTCGGTCTGGAGTCGGAGTTCAAGGGCGGCCTGCGGGTCACCACGCCCGAGGCGATGAACGTCGTACGGATGGTGCTGGCCGGTCAGGTGCAGCGGGAGCTGGTCGGGCTGCTCAACGAGCACGGCCCGCTCGCCGTCGGCATGACCGGCGAGGACGCCCATCTGATGGCGGCCACCAAGCACTACGCCGACATCGACGGGGAGCGGGTGGACATCGGCCGGGTCGGCGAGATCACCGCCATCGACCCCGGCGCGGTCCACGCGCTCCTGGACGACGGCCGGATCCCGGTCATCTCCTCCATCGCCCGCAGCAGCGACGAGGAGGACTCAGCTTCCGCGGCCGCAGGAGCCTCCGGGGCGTCCGGCATCTTCAACGTCAACGCCGACACCGCCGCGGCCGCACTCGCCGCGGCCCTCGGCGCCGAGACCCTGATGGTCCTCACCGACGTCGAGGGCCTCTACGAGGACTGGCCGAACAGCGACGAGGTGATCTCCCGCCTCACCGCCACGGAACTGGAGAAGCTGCTGCCCGACCTGGCCAGCGGCATGGTCCCCAAGATGCGCGGCTGTCTGCACGCCGTCCGCAACGGCGTGCACACCGCCCGGGTCATCGACGGGCGGGTCCAGCACGCGATCCTGCTGGAGATCTTCACCGACGAAGGAATCGGCACGATGGTCGTGCCGGACGCGAACACGATCGAGGGGGCGACATGA
- a CDS encoding TetR/AcrR family transcriptional regulator gives MAVDREQVLKEAAALLTRRATTSMDEIARAAGISRATLHRHFAGRDALIKALEEQGIAQFAQAIDRARLAEGDAADALRRLIEAAEPVAAVLAFLFTENQLFEDGEINAGWAELDARITALFRRGQAEGDFRIELSAAWLTEALYGLIGAGAWAVHEGRVARNDLNHSIAELLLGGIRRSMEK, from the coding sequence ATGGCTGTGGATCGGGAGCAGGTACTCAAGGAGGCCGCCGCGTTGCTCACGCGGCGGGCGACGACCTCGATGGACGAGATCGCCCGCGCGGCGGGCATCAGCAGGGCGACCCTGCACCGGCACTTCGCCGGGCGTGACGCGCTGATCAAGGCGCTGGAGGAGCAGGGGATAGCGCAGTTCGCGCAGGCCATCGACCGGGCCCGGCTGGCCGAGGGGGACGCGGCCGACGCGCTGCGCCGGCTGATCGAGGCGGCCGAACCGGTCGCTGCCGTACTCGCCTTCCTCTTCACCGAGAACCAGCTCTTCGAGGACGGCGAGATCAACGCCGGCTGGGCAGAGCTCGACGCCCGGATCACCGCCCTCTTCCGGCGCGGCCAGGCAGAGGGCGACTTCCGGATCGAGCTGAGCGCCGCCTGGCTCACCGAGGCGCTCTACGGACTGATCGGCGCCGGCGCCTGGGCCGTCCACGAAGGACGGGTCGCCCGCAACGACCTCAACCACTCGATCGCCGAGCTGCTGCTCGGCGGCATCCGACGGAGCATGGAGAAATGA
- a CDS encoding MFS transporter: MTETIASGPAGSAHVDDQPRPGRWLALAVLVLAVLLVGVDATVLGLATPFLSEDLRPSGTQLLWIGDIYSFVIAGLLVSMGSLGDRVGRKKLLLIGSVGFGAMSVLAAYASSPEMMIAARALQGVAGATLMPATLALIRNLFHDPRERSLAIGIWGAMASAGMAVGPVLGGFLLGHFWWGSVFLINLPVMALLVAVGAKVIPESRNPDPGPWDIPSVGLSLVGIVAVVYAVKEAAVEGYRWDIALAAVLGVLALVWFVRRQLTLPSPLLNMKLFAHRGFSGAVLADLLTILGLSGLVFFLSQFLQMVQQRSPLNAGLVELPAAVGAVGAGLAAGWVARKLSVRIVVAGGLAVVGLSLVGCTTLHADTGTAALCFILFIVGVGAGFSFTVTADVILSNVPKEEAGAASAVSETAYELGAALGIALLGSIVTSIYRGFPTPGGVSEPAADAARESLGGAVVIAGQLPGGQGGALLKAAQDSFVNGVDVAAGVGAAVLLAASGAAWFLLRGQELGSSQAGADTAAFATAGQEPQRPGPAERP, translated from the coding sequence ATGACCGAGACCATAGCGTCAGGACCGGCCGGTTCGGCCCATGTGGACGACCAGCCCCGGCCGGGCCGCTGGCTCGCACTGGCCGTCCTCGTCCTCGCCGTTCTGCTGGTCGGCGTCGATGCCACGGTTCTCGGCCTCGCCACTCCCTTCCTGAGCGAAGACCTGCGCCCCTCGGGCACCCAGCTGCTGTGGATCGGTGACATCTACTCCTTCGTCATCGCCGGTCTGCTGGTGTCCATGGGCAGCCTCGGCGACCGCGTCGGCCGCAAGAAACTGCTGCTGATCGGCTCCGTCGGCTTCGGCGCGATGTCGGTGCTCGCCGCGTACGCCTCCAGCCCGGAAATGATGATCGCCGCGCGTGCCCTCCAGGGCGTGGCCGGTGCGACGCTGATGCCCGCCACCCTCGCGCTGATCCGCAACCTCTTCCACGACCCCAGAGAACGCAGCCTCGCCATCGGCATCTGGGGCGCGATGGCCTCGGCCGGCATGGCCGTCGGGCCGGTCCTCGGCGGCTTTCTGCTGGGGCACTTCTGGTGGGGCTCGGTCTTCCTGATCAACCTGCCGGTGATGGCGCTGCTGGTCGCCGTCGGCGCCAAGGTCATCCCGGAGTCGCGCAATCCGGACCCCGGGCCCTGGGACATCCCCAGCGTCGGGCTCTCCCTCGTCGGCATCGTCGCCGTCGTCTACGCCGTCAAGGAAGCGGCGGTGGAGGGCTACCGCTGGGACATCGCCCTCGCGGCCGTCCTCGGTGTGCTCGCGCTGGTCTGGTTCGTCCGCCGGCAGCTCACCCTGCCCTCGCCGCTGCTGAACATGAAGCTCTTCGCCCACCGCGGCTTCTCCGGGGCGGTGCTGGCGGATCTGCTGACCATCCTCGGGCTGTCCGGACTGGTCTTCTTCCTCTCCCAGTTCCTCCAGATGGTGCAGCAGCGCTCGCCGCTGAACGCCGGGCTGGTCGAACTCCCGGCCGCGGTCGGCGCGGTGGGCGCGGGCCTGGCGGCCGGCTGGGTCGCCCGGAAGCTGTCCGTACGGATCGTGGTGGCCGGCGGTCTCGCGGTGGTCGGGCTGTCGCTGGTCGGCTGCACCACCCTGCACGCCGACACCGGTACCGCGGCGCTGTGCTTCATCCTCTTCATCGTCGGGGTCGGCGCCGGTTTCTCGTTCACCGTCACCGCCGATGTGATCCTCTCCAATGTGCCCAAGGAGGAGGCGGGCGCCGCCTCCGCGGTCTCCGAGACGGCCTACGAACTCGGCGCGGCCCTCGGCATCGCCCTGCTCGGCTCCATCGTCACCAGCATCTACCGGGGATTCCCGACACCCGGCGGGGTGTCCGAGCCCGCCGCCGATGCCGCCCGGGAGTCGCTCGGCGGCGCCGTCGTGATCGCCGGCCAACTCCCCGGCGGACAGGGCGGGGCGCTGCTGAAGGCCGCTCAGGACTCCTTCGTGAACGGCGTGGACGTCGCGGCCGGGGTGGGCGCGGCGGTCCTGCTGGCCGCCTCGGGAGCCGCCTGGTTCCTGCTCCGCGGCCAGGAGCTGGGCAGCAGCCAGGCCGGGGCCGACACCGCGGCCTTCGCCACGGCCGGGCAGGAGCCCCAGCGGCCCGGCCCGGCCGAGCGCCCGTAA
- a CDS encoding DUF488 domain-containing protein has protein sequence MGEISPKDVLRVRRVYETPEPADGARVLIDRLWPRGLSKADAQLTEWCKDVAPSTELRRWYGHRGERFERFAERYRAELAQEGAQEALERLRGLAAEGPLTLLTATKDASSSHAAVLAEVLQEDL, from the coding sequence ATGGGTGAAATATCCCCGAAGGACGTCCTCCGGGTGCGCCGGGTGTACGAGACGCCGGAGCCGGCGGACGGGGCGCGGGTGCTGATCGACCGGCTCTGGCCGCGCGGGCTGTCCAAGGCGGACGCGCAGCTCACCGAGTGGTGCAAGGACGTGGCGCCCTCGACCGAGCTGCGGCGCTGGTACGGCCATCGGGGGGAGCGGTTCGAGCGTTTCGCCGAGCGCTATCGCGCGGAGCTGGCGCAGGAGGGCGCCCAGGAGGCGCTGGAGCGACTGCGGGGGCTCGCCGCCGAGGGGCCGCTGACGCTGCTGACGGCCACGAAGGATGCCTCCTCCAGTCATGCGGCAGTGCTCGCCGAGGTGCTCCAGGAGGACCTCTGA